A stretch of Flavobacterium sp. N1994 DNA encodes these proteins:
- a CDS encoding DnaJ C-terminal domain-containing protein, which translates to MEFIDYYKILEVPKTATEADIKKAYRKLARKFHPDVSPNDKNAEKKFKEINEANEVLSHPENRKKYDKYGKDWQHAEEFEKAGYNPNQQQSTGRQQQSADFSDDFSDYFQSMFGNAGGGRGREVRYRGQDLTAELRLTLKDVYQTQKQTLTVNHKSIRITIPAGVENGQIIKIPGHGAPGANGGPNGDLYITFSIVDTPPFKRDGNNLYTNVDLDLYTAVLGGDMVVNTFDGKVKLKVPPETQTGTKVKLKGKGFPLYKTEGQYGDLYITYTIKTPTNLTEKEKELFVELSKLRNDE; encoded by the coding sequence ATGGAATTTATAGATTATTATAAAATTCTCGAAGTCCCCAAAACCGCTACAGAAGCCGATATTAAAAAAGCGTATCGCAAATTGGCTCGTAAATTCCATCCAGATGTTAGTCCGAATGACAAGAATGCTGAAAAGAAATTTAAGGAAATCAATGAAGCCAATGAAGTATTAAGTCATCCCGAAAACCGTAAAAAATACGATAAGTACGGTAAAGACTGGCAACATGCGGAGGAGTTTGAAAAAGCTGGATATAATCCCAACCAACAACAAAGTACAGGAAGACAACAACAATCGGCAGATTTCTCAGATGATTTTTCCGATTACTTTCAGTCCATGTTTGGTAATGCAGGAGGAGGAAGAGGTAGGGAAGTCAGATACCGAGGACAAGACCTTACTGCCGAATTACGTCTAACTTTAAAAGACGTTTATCAAACCCAAAAACAAACTTTAACAGTCAATCATAAAAGTATTAGAATTACTATTCCTGCTGGAGTGGAAAACGGACAAATTATAAAGATTCCAGGTCACGGTGCTCCAGGTGCCAATGGCGGACCTAATGGCGACTTATATATAACTTTCTCAATTGTCGATACTCCTCCTTTTAAAAGAGATGGTAATAATCTGTATACCAATGTTGATTTAGACCTATACACAGCTGTATTAGGAGGTGATATGGTGGTCAATACTTTTGATGGTAAAGTAAAATTGAAAGTCCCACCCGAAACCCAAACGGGTACTAAAGTAAAATTAAAAGGAAAAGGATTCCCCCTTTATAAAACGGAAGGTCAGTACGGAGATTTATACATCACGTATACAATTAAAACTCCTACTAATCTGACCGAAAAGGAGAAAGAATTATTTGTTGAACTTTCAAAATTAAGAAACGATGAATAG
- a CDS encoding chaperone modulator CbpM: protein MNSDDLIVIDLFCLHHGIEVDFIFELQSQGMIDIVEREEKKYFSVAQLVSIEKIIRLHYDLNINLEGIDVIMNLLHQMEEYQRQLQIAKNKLAFFEEE from the coding sequence ATGAATAGTGACGATTTAATAGTAATTGACTTGTTTTGTTTGCACCACGGAATAGAGGTAGATTTTATTTTTGAGCTACAAAGTCAGGGTATGATTGACATTGTAGAACGAGAAGAAAAGAAATATTTCTCGGTGGCTCAATTGGTTTCTATTGAAAAAATAATCCGATTGCATTACGACCTCAATATTAATCTAGAAGGGATTGATGTGATTATGAATTTACTCCATCAAATGGAAGAGTACCAAAGACAACTGCAAATCGCCAAGAACAAGTTAGCTTTTTTTGAAGAGGAGTAA
- a CDS encoding rhodanese-like domain-containing protein — MFKILNKMFSTKGDINLAQIVNDGAFLVDVRSADEFAQGHLKGSVNIPLNQIPNFLSKFKGKKNIVVFCKSGGRSNQAKYILEHNGFTNVYNGGTWENVESLLNK, encoded by the coding sequence ATGTTCAAAATACTCAATAAAATGTTTTCTACTAAAGGAGATATTAATTTAGCTCAAATAGTAAATGATGGCGCTTTTTTGGTAGACGTGCGTTCGGCTGACGAATTTGCTCAAGGTCATTTAAAAGGGTCAGTCAACATTCCCTTAAATCAAATCCCTAACTTTTTATCAAAATTTAAAGGCAAAAAAAATATTGTGGTATTTTGTAAAAGTGGAGGCAGAAGTAATCAAGCCAAATATATTTTAGAACACAATGGATTTACAAATGTGTATAATGGCGGTACTTGGGAGAATGTGGAATCTCTTTTAAACAAGTAA
- a CDS encoding DUF2892 domain-containing protein codes for MGTVDRLIRVLIAVVIAILYLTNVISGVLALVLVGLAIIFVMTSLLSFCPLYALLRINTCYKK; via the coding sequence ATGGGGACAGTCGACAGACTAATCCGTGTGTTAATCGCGGTTGTAATAGCAATTTTGTATTTAACTAATGTTATAAGCGGTGTTCTGGCTTTAGTGTTAGTAGGATTGGCTATCATCTTTGTTATGACTAGTTTGCTTAGTTTTTGTCCATTATATGCTCTATTACGTATTAACACTTGTTATAAAAAATAA
- the trxA gene encoding thioredoxin: MTNSFQEIINSDKPVLLDFFATWCGPCQMLAPVLKNVKDSLGDRITIIKIDVDKNQELASKYQIRGVPTMMLFQNGKSLWRQSGVLTKEQLTEIILQKTN, encoded by the coding sequence ATGACTAATTCCTTTCAAGAGATTATCAATTCAGACAAACCAGTTTTACTCGACTTTTTTGCTACTTGGTGTGGTCCTTGCCAAATGTTAGCTCCCGTACTCAAGAACGTAAAAGATAGTTTAGGCGATCGCATTACTATCATAAAAATTGATGTCGATAAGAATCAAGAACTAGCCTCAAAATACCAAATTCGTGGCGTTCCTACGATGATGTTATTCCAAAACGGCAAATCATTATGGAGGCAATCCGGAGTTTTAACCAAAGAACAGCTAACTGAGATTATTTTGCAAAAAACCAATTAA